A window of Conger conger chromosome 13, fConCon1.1, whole genome shotgun sequence contains these coding sequences:
- the LOC133107541 gene encoding transmembrane 4 L6 family member 20-like, with amino-acid sequence MTCCEAFTSCNGFVLLSLCIIAMVLNLVPMFADYAMDGFLFRHPVSCFEWWLPGLVGGGILMLMSACLCGLGVIGALYCLLVSFYALGTGPLSCEGTDAGLSSCNFTINDIGSLAQMDFDITWYFNENGCWNRTGDGTQGSRILGKVELDLDNYQLVNLHLVTFAGLAAVGLLEVLFSLLQALAGLCGCLCGTSKKRR; translated from the exons ATGACCTGCTGTGAGGCCTTCACGTCCTGCAATGGGTTCGTCCTCCTGTCCCTTTGTATCATCGCCATGGTGCTGAACCTGGTCCCCATGTTTGCGGATTATGCTATGGACGGCTTTCTGTTCCGCCACCCTGTCTCCTGCTTCGAATGGTGGCTGCCAGGCTTGGTGGGAGGTGGGATCCTG ATGCTCATGTCAGCCTGTCTGTGCGGGCTTGGTGTTATTGGCGCCCTCTACTGCCTGCTTGTGAGCTTTTATGCTTTGGGCACTGGGCCTCTGAGCTGTGAGGGAACTGATGCCGGCCTGTCGAGCTGCAATTTCACAATCAACGACATTGG GTCTTTGGCCCAGATGGACTTTGACATCACCTGGTACTTCAATGAGAACGGCTGCTGGAACAGAACCGGGGACGGCACACAGGGGTCCCGGATCCTGGGGAAGGTGGAGCTTGACCTGGACAACTACCAGCTGGTCAACCTGCACCTGGTGACCTTTGCAGGGCTGGCAGCTGTGGGCCTGCTGGAGGTGCTGTTCAGCCTGCTTCAGGCGCTGGCTGGACTCTGCGGCTGCCTTTGTGGAACCTCCAAAAAGAGGCGGTAA
- the mffa gene encoding mitochondrial fission factor homolog B isoform X2: MAEIDRIHYEIEYTEGISQRMRIPEKLQVAPDDLEAGPIEARHSVLMHVPERILVAGDSQDSQYPRPRDLDLIQSTPLESLALKTPPRVLTLNDRPLDFMERSVGLTQAGEEGRAQVRIRRERSASENTLMHPNGQLIRHEPIKPVLRGGASIPLHDSRLGLSTMDTSQEGIPDDMAVGDASSLRRQILKLNRRLLLLEEENKERTKREMVMYSITVAFWIINSWIWLRR, translated from the exons atggcagaaattgaCCGCATTCACTATGAGATCGAGTACACCGAGGGTATCAGCCAGCGCATGCGCATCCCCGAGAAACTCCAGGTAGCTCCCGATGATCTGGAGGCTGGGCCTATAGAGGCCCGTCACAGTGTGCTGATGCACGTGCCAGAGCGGATCCTGGTAGCAG GGGACAGCCAGGACTCCCAGTACCCTAGACCCAGGGACCTGGACCTGATTCAGTCCACACCCCTGGAGTCTCTGGCTTTGAAGACGCCCCCGCGGGTCCTCACCCTTAACGACCGGCCACTGGACTTCATGGAGCGCTCAGTGGGACTCACCCAGGCAGGTGAAGAG GGGCGTGCTCAGGTGCGGATACGCCGGGAACGTTCTGCGAGTGAGAACACCCTGATGCATCCGAACGGCCAGCTAATCAGACACGAGCCAAT CAAGCCAGTGCTGCGAGGGGGGgcctccatccctctccatgACTCCAG GCTTGGTCTCTCCACTATGGACACTTCTCAGGAAGGAATCCCAGATGACATGGCTGTTGGAGATGCATCATCATTACGACGACAG ATCCTCAAGTTAAACCGGCgactgctgctgctggaagAGGAAAATAAGGAGCGTACCAAGCGGGAGATGGTCATGTACTCGATCACCGTGGCCTTCTGGATCATCAACAGCTGGATCTGGCTCCGCCGCTAG
- the mrpl44 gene encoding 39S ribosomal protein L44, mitochondrial, producing MKFGLFSVRHHWEGVMASSYLVSRGVTALGIHLQHVCRNVLLTQTREKKRWMKSYTLLMENIRKLEGPPPPKPRSHQPDWDYHAEAQAFSIRLQENFSLELLKTAFVNPCYIQSEEEGRRKAGLEGEAVALNLKDNTDLRGQGLDFTHSFLCDWCRGSFPNLPAEAVTAVVGHLTSPEVTCHVARNLAVEDLTMCSQCPVPEDVLQATFFAVIGALQESSGAERTGFFLRDFLVPQLIGKDLFEMWTVLNPMGLLVEELSRRGQPLPEPRLTRSAGASTVLPLFFVGLYSDRKLLAEGPGETVLAAEEEAARVALRKLYGYTENRQPWDFSPQSQQPAPAVRALQST from the exons ATGAAATTCGGACTATTTTCAGTGAGGCACCATTGGGAAGGTGTCATGGCGTCGAGTTACCTTGTCAGTCGTGGTGTGACTGCACTTGGTATTCACCTCCAGCATGTTTGTAGGAACGTACTCCTTACACAGACCAGAGAAAAGAAGCGATGGATGAAATCGTACACTCTATTGATGGAAAATATAAGGAAGTTGGAGGGACCGCCGCCACCAAAGCCGCG CTCTCATCAGCCCGACTGGGACTACCATGCAGAAGCCCAAGCCTTCAGCATCAGACTTCAGGAAAATTTCTCCCTGGAGCTCCTGAAGACCGCCTTTGTGAACCCCTGCTACATACAGAGTGAGGAGGAGGGCCGGCGCAAGGCGGGCCTGGAGGGCGAGGCTGTCGCCCTCAATCTGAAGGACAACACGGACCTGCGTGGCCAGGGCCTGGACTTCACCCACAGCTTCCTCTGTGACTGGTGCAGGGGGAGCTTCCCAAACCTGCCGGCCGAGGCCGTGACCGCCGTCGTGGGTCACCTGACCTCCCCCGAGGTCACGTGCCATGTGGCGCGGAACCTGGCAGTGGAAGACCTCACGATGTGCAGTCAGTGCCCCGTGCCGGAGGACGTCCTGCAGGCCACGTTCTTCGCCGTGATCGGAGCCCTCCAGGAAAGCAGCGGGGCAGAGAGGACGGGGTTTTTCCTCCGG GACTTCCTGGTCCCACAGCTGATTGGGAAGGATCTGTTTGAGATGTGGACGGTGCTCAACCCCATGGGGCTGCTGGTAGAGGAATTGTCCCGAAGAGGGCAGCCCCTCCCCGAGCCTCGCCTGACCCGGTCGGCTGGAGCCAGCACAGTTCTGCCCCTCTTTTTCGTGGGACTCTATAG tgacaggaagCTGCTGGCGGAGGGTCCAGGGGAGACGGTCCTGGCTGCAGAGGAGGAGGCTGCCCGTGTGGCCTTGAGGAAGCTGTACGGATACACAGAGAACCGGCAGCCATGGGACTTCTCCCCTCAGAGCCAGCAGCCTGCTCCTGCAGTCCGTGCCCTCCAGAGCACATAG
- the mffa gene encoding mitochondrial fission factor homolog B isoform X3, whose protein sequence is MAEIDRIHYEIEYTEGISQRMRIPEKLQVAPDDLEAGPIEARHSVLMHVPERILVAGDSQDSQYPRPRDLDLIQSTPLESLALKTPPRVLTLNDRPLDFMERSVGLTQAGEEGRAQVRIRRERSASENTLMHPNGQLIRHEPMLGLSTMDTSQEGIPDDMAVGDASSLRRQILKLNRRLLLLEEENKERTKREMVMYSITVAFWIINSWIWLRR, encoded by the exons atggcagaaattgaCCGCATTCACTATGAGATCGAGTACACCGAGGGTATCAGCCAGCGCATGCGCATCCCCGAGAAACTCCAGGTAGCTCCCGATGATCTGGAGGCTGGGCCTATAGAGGCCCGTCACAGTGTGCTGATGCACGTGCCAGAGCGGATCCTGGTAGCAG GGGACAGCCAGGACTCCCAGTACCCTAGACCCAGGGACCTGGACCTGATTCAGTCCACACCCCTGGAGTCTCTGGCTTTGAAGACGCCCCCGCGGGTCCTCACCCTTAACGACCGGCCACTGGACTTCATGGAGCGCTCAGTGGGACTCACCCAGGCAGGTGAAGAG GGGCGTGCTCAGGTGCGGATACGCCGGGAACGTTCTGCGAGTGAGAACACCCTGATGCATCCGAACGGCCAGCTAATCAGACACGAGCCAAT GCTTGGTCTCTCCACTATGGACACTTCTCAGGAAGGAATCCCAGATGACATGGCTGTTGGAGATGCATCATCATTACGACGACAG ATCCTCAAGTTAAACCGGCgactgctgctgctggaagAGGAAAATAAGGAGCGTACCAAGCGGGAGATGGTCATGTACTCGATCACCGTGGCCTTCTGGATCATCAACAGCTGGATCTGGCTCCGCCGCTAG
- the mffa gene encoding mitochondrial fission factor homolog B isoform X1 → MAEIDRIHYEIEYTEGISQRMRIPEKLQVAPDDLEAGPIEARHSVLMHVPERILVAGDSQDSQYPRPRDLDLIQSTPLESLALKTPPRVLTLNDRPLDFMERSVGLTQAGEEGRAQVRIRRERSASENTLMHPNGQLIRHEPIVTPHAQAPIRTGDIPGEEQKACSTRGVLSIIQSTTHRAYQQVLEVLDENHSSKPVLRGGASIPLHDSRLGLSTMDTSQEGIPDDMAVGDASSLRRQILKLNRRLLLLEEENKERTKREMVMYSITVAFWIINSWIWLRR, encoded by the exons atggcagaaattgaCCGCATTCACTATGAGATCGAGTACACCGAGGGTATCAGCCAGCGCATGCGCATCCCCGAGAAACTCCAGGTAGCTCCCGATGATCTGGAGGCTGGGCCTATAGAGGCCCGTCACAGTGTGCTGATGCACGTGCCAGAGCGGATCCTGGTAGCAG GGGACAGCCAGGACTCCCAGTACCCTAGACCCAGGGACCTGGACCTGATTCAGTCCACACCCCTGGAGTCTCTGGCTTTGAAGACGCCCCCGCGGGTCCTCACCCTTAACGACCGGCCACTGGACTTCATGGAGCGCTCAGTGGGACTCACCCAGGCAGGTGAAGAG GGGCGTGCTCAGGTGCGGATACGCCGGGAACGTTCTGCGAGTGAGAACACCCTGATGCATCCGAACGGCCAGCTAATCAGACACGAGCCAAT TGTAACTCCACACGCGCAGGCCCCTATCCGCACTGGGGACATACCCGGGGAGGAACAGAAAGCTTGTAGCACACGCGGTGTACTGTCCATCATCCAGTCCACCACCCACCGCGCCTACCAGCAGGTCCTGGAGGTGCTGGATGAGAACCACAGCAG CAAGCCAGTGCTGCGAGGGGGGgcctccatccctctccatgACTCCAG GCTTGGTCTCTCCACTATGGACACTTCTCAGGAAGGAATCCCAGATGACATGGCTGTTGGAGATGCATCATCATTACGACGACAG ATCCTCAAGTTAAACCGGCgactgctgctgctggaagAGGAAAATAAGGAGCGTACCAAGCGGGAGATGGTCATGTACTCGATCACCGTGGCCTTCTGGATCATCAACAGCTGGATCTGGCTCCGCCGCTAG